Proteins from a genomic interval of Gordonia sp. SL306:
- a CDS encoding 3-hydroxyacyl-CoA dehydrogenase NAD-binding domain-containing protein — protein sequence MSDNMFNWEKDADGVVILTMDDPNQGANTMNELFMTSLPGIVDRLEAEKDDITGVVLTSAKKTFFAGGDLKDMTAERTQSKEEIATAITERTNKMKKVMRRLETLGKPVVAAINGAALGGGLEIALHTHYRVAADVKGVQIGLPEATLGLLPGGGGVVRTVRLLGIQNALMGVLLQGTRFNPTKAKETGLVDEVVGSIEELVPAAKAWIAANPEAQQPWDKKGYKIPGGAPTNPAFAANLPALPALLRKQIKGANMPAPRAILAAAVEGAYVDVDTADIIETRYFVSLVTGQVAQNMIKAFFFDLQHINNGGSRPEGYPKYQARKVGVIGAGMMGAAIAYVSAKAGIEVVLKDIDLDAAKKGKAYSEKLEEKALAKGKTTQEKSDALLARITPTVDAADFKGVDLVIEAAFESVEVKHKVFQEIEDIVEPNAILGSNTSTLPITSLAQGVKRQEDFIGIHFFSPVDKMPLVEIIRGEKTSDEVLAKVIDYTMAIRKTPIVVNDSRGFFTSRVIGTFINEAVAAVGEGVEPAFIEHAGTQAGYPAAPLQLMDELTLTLPQKIRKETEAALKAEGKSIPEHGSNAVVDWMVENGRTAKKDGKGFYDYDENGKRTGLWTGGRDHFKSGTTEIPFEDMQERMLFAEALETVKCFDEGVLTSVEDANIGSIFGIGFPAWTGGVIQYINQYEGGLQGFVDRSRDLASKYGKHFEPPQSLVDKAAKGEKF from the coding sequence ATGAGTGACAACATGTTCAACTGGGAGAAGGACGCCGATGGCGTCGTCATCCTGACCATGGACGACCCCAACCAGGGCGCCAACACCATGAACGAACTGTTCATGACCTCCCTGCCCGGGATCGTCGATCGGCTCGAGGCAGAGAAGGACGACATCACCGGTGTCGTGCTCACCTCGGCGAAGAAGACCTTCTTCGCCGGTGGCGACCTCAAGGACATGACCGCTGAGCGGACCCAGTCCAAGGAGGAGATCGCCACCGCGATCACCGAGCGCACGAACAAGATGAAGAAGGTGATGCGCCGCCTGGAGACCCTCGGCAAGCCGGTCGTCGCCGCGATCAACGGCGCCGCTCTCGGCGGTGGCCTCGAGATCGCCCTGCACACCCACTACCGCGTTGCTGCTGACGTCAAGGGTGTCCAGATCGGTCTGCCCGAGGCGACTCTCGGTCTGCTGCCCGGTGGTGGCGGCGTGGTCCGCACCGTCCGTCTGCTCGGCATCCAGAACGCCCTGATGGGTGTCCTGTTGCAGGGCACGCGTTTCAACCCGACCAAGGCCAAGGAGACCGGCCTGGTCGACGAGGTCGTCGGTTCGATCGAGGAGCTGGTCCCGGCCGCCAAGGCGTGGATCGCCGCGAATCCCGAGGCGCAGCAGCCGTGGGACAAGAAGGGCTACAAGATCCCGGGTGGTGCTCCCACCAACCCGGCCTTCGCCGCCAACCTGCCTGCTCTGCCGGCATTGCTGCGCAAGCAGATCAAGGGCGCCAACATGCCTGCGCCGCGGGCCATCCTGGCCGCCGCGGTCGAGGGTGCCTACGTCGACGTCGACACCGCCGACATCATCGAGACCCGCTACTTCGTCTCGCTGGTCACCGGCCAGGTCGCGCAGAACATGATCAAGGCGTTCTTCTTCGACCTGCAGCACATCAACAACGGTGGGTCGCGTCCCGAGGGCTACCCGAAGTACCAGGCCCGCAAGGTCGGTGTGATCGGTGCCGGCATGATGGGCGCGGCCATCGCGTACGTCTCGGCCAAGGCCGGTATCGAGGTGGTACTCAAGGACATCGACCTCGACGCCGCCAAGAAGGGCAAGGCGTACTCCGAGAAGCTCGAGGAGAAGGCGCTCGCCAAGGGCAAGACCACGCAAGAGAAGAGCGACGCTCTGCTCGCGCGGATCACGCCCACCGTCGACGCCGCCGACTTCAAGGGTGTCGACCTCGTCATCGAGGCTGCGTTCGAGTCGGTCGAGGTGAAGCACAAGGTCTTCCAGGAGATCGAGGACATCGTCGAGCCGAACGCGATCCTGGGTTCGAACACCTCGACCCTGCCGATCACCAGCCTTGCGCAGGGTGTGAAGCGCCAGGAAGACTTCATCGGCATCCACTTCTTCTCCCCCGTCGACAAGATGCCGCTCGTGGAGATCATCCGCGGTGAGAAGACCTCGGATGAGGTGCTGGCCAAGGTCATCGACTACACGATGGCGATCCGCAAGACCCCGATCGTGGTCAACGACAGCCGCGGCTTCTTCACCAGCCGTGTGATCGGCACCTTCATCAACGAGGCCGTCGCGGCCGTCGGCGAAGGTGTGGAGCCGGCGTTCATCGAGCATGCGGGCACCCAGGCCGGTTACCCGGCCGCGCCGCTGCAGCTGATGGACGAGCTGACCCTGACGCTGCCGCAGAAGATCCGCAAGGAGACCGAGGCGGCGCTCAAGGCCGAGGGCAAGTCGATCCCGGAGCACGGCAGCAACGCCGTCGTCGACTGGATGGTCGAGAACGGCCGGACCGCCAAGAAGGACGGCAAGGGCTTCTACGACTACGACGAGAACGGCAAGCGCACCGGTCTGTGGACCGGTGGGCGCGACCACTTCAAGTCGGGCACCACGGAGATCCCGTTCGAGGACATGCAGGAGCGCATGCTCTTCGCCGAGGCTCTCGAGACCGTCAAGTGCTTCGACGAGGGTGTGCTCACCTCCGTCGAGGACGCAAACATCGGCTCGATCTTCGGCATCGGCTTCCCGGCGTGGACCGGCGGTGTCATCCAGTACATCAACCAGTACGAGGGTGGTCTGCAGGGCTTCGTCGACCGGTCGCGCGACCTGGCGAGCAAGTACGGCAAGCACTTCGAGCCGCCGCAGTCGCTGGTCGACAAGGCAGCCAAGGGCGAGAAGTTCTGA
- a CDS encoding slipin family protein — translation MSIFQKVTVEPGRAVLEYRDGKLARVLRPGVYTARSDAGYVVVDLRERLIPVALQEVLTSDAMAIRASMSMRLSVVDPVAFTERAADPIAMIYLTAQIALRRVCASLGSDELIRRGDAVDTATIRTATADAATDLGVEVREVVVKDVIVPAEVRAAALELVTAKSRGLAKLEAARAETAALRALANAGRLLDAHPALAHLRLVQEAPPGARVVLAVGGSDVRAPDA, via the coding sequence ATGTCGATCTTCCAGAAGGTGACGGTCGAACCCGGCCGAGCCGTACTCGAGTACCGCGACGGGAAGCTCGCGCGGGTGCTCCGCCCCGGTGTGTACACGGCACGGTCCGACGCCGGCTATGTCGTCGTCGACCTGCGTGAGCGTCTGATTCCCGTTGCGCTGCAGGAGGTCCTGACGTCCGACGCGATGGCGATCCGCGCCTCGATGAGCATGCGTCTGTCCGTCGTCGACCCGGTGGCGTTCACCGAGCGGGCCGCTGACCCGATTGCCATGATCTACCTGACGGCGCAGATCGCGCTCCGCCGGGTGTGTGCGTCGCTCGGCTCCGACGAGCTGATCCGTCGCGGCGACGCCGTCGACACCGCGACGATCCGGACGGCGACGGCCGATGCCGCGACCGATCTGGGCGTCGAGGTGCGTGAGGTCGTGGTGAAGGACGTGATCGTGCCGGCCGAGGTGCGGGCGGCGGCGCTCGAACTGGTCACCGCGAAGTCGCGCGGTCTGGCGAAGCTGGAGGCGGCGCGTGCGGAGACCGCGGCACTGCGGGCGCTCGCGAACGCCGGCCGGCTGCTCGACGCGCACCCGGCGCTGGCTCACCTGCGGCTGGTCCAGGAGGCGCCGCCCGGTGCGCGGGTGGTGCTGGCGGTCGGCGGCTCAGACGTACGGGCCCCCGACGCCTGA
- a CDS encoding alpha/beta fold hydrolase produces the protein MDVSFDATKRELTTDQGVLRYHEAGDASAPPLILLHGSGPGVTGWRNYRGNLDFFAQTHHCYVVEFPGFGVSDAVEGHPVLTAGSSVIRFMDALDIPSAPMIGNSMGGVVGVNLAIKKPDRVEKLVTIGGVGPNVFSSSPSEGLRLLQEFTDNPDKDKLVRWLTAMVYDRKLVTEELIEERWEAAIHPDAQKTAQMMYGSAAFEMQQQFMAASDTPPYWAMMHKVGCPTLLTWGRDDRVSPPDMSMVPMRLIPDAELHIFPKCGHWVMIEAKEAFESAVRAFLLR, from the coding sequence GTGGATGTCTCCTTCGACGCGACCAAACGCGAACTGACCACCGACCAGGGCGTACTGCGCTATCACGAGGCAGGCGACGCCTCCGCGCCCCCGTTGATCCTGCTGCACGGTTCCGGCCCCGGCGTCACCGGCTGGCGCAACTACCGGGGCAACCTGGACTTCTTCGCCCAGACCCACCACTGCTACGTGGTCGAGTTCCCGGGCTTCGGCGTGAGCGATGCCGTGGAGGGCCATCCGGTGCTCACGGCCGGGTCGTCGGTGATCCGCTTCATGGACGCCCTCGACATCCCGTCGGCTCCGATGATCGGCAATTCGATGGGCGGCGTCGTCGGCGTGAACCTGGCGATCAAGAAGCCCGACCGCGTCGAGAAGCTGGTGACCATCGGCGGCGTCGGGCCCAACGTGTTCAGTTCCAGCCCGAGCGAGGGCCTGCGGTTGCTGCAGGAGTTCACCGACAACCCCGACAAGGACAAGCTCGTCCGCTGGCTGACCGCGATGGTCTACGACCGGAAACTCGTCACCGAGGAACTCATCGAGGAGCGCTGGGAAGCGGCGATCCATCCCGACGCCCAGAAGACCGCGCAGATGATGTACGGCTCGGCGGCGTTCGAGATGCAGCAGCAGTTCATGGCCGCCTCCGACACCCCGCCCTACTGGGCGATGATGCACAAGGTCGGCTGCCCGACGCTGCTCACCTGGGGCCGCGACGACCGGGTGAGCCCGCCGGACATGTCGATGGTGCCGATGCGCCTGATCCCCGACGCCGAATTGCACATCTTCCCGAAGTGCGGCCACTGGGTGATGATCGAGGCCAAGGAGGCCTTCGAGTCGGCCGTGCGCGCGTTCCTGCTGCGCTGA
- a CDS encoding R2-like ligand-binding oxidase, with protein sequence MTLAEHKSRGREDFASLRSGGLNWDSFPLRLFIKGNARFWDPVAIDFRRDSQDWTEITDEQRRSTTFLVSQFIAGEEAVTQDIQPFMNAMAAEGRFGDEMYLSQFCFEEAKHTQVFRMWMDAVGLTGDLQSFVADNPFYRQLFYEELPSSLQLLDNDPSPRNQVRASVTYNHVIEGSLALTGYHAWQTVCTRHDIFPGMQKLIRFIGNDERRHMAWGTFTCRRHVAADDSLWDVVTARMEELMPLALGMINWVNEQFEVQPFGLDNSEFIAYAADRGQRRLSAIESARGRPVAEIDLDYSPETLEEQFGEEDLSSLGR encoded by the coding sequence ATGACTCTGGCCGAACACAAGTCGCGCGGGCGCGAAGACTTCGCGTCGCTCCGCAGCGGCGGCCTCAACTGGGACTCGTTTCCGTTGCGGCTCTTCATCAAAGGCAATGCCCGGTTCTGGGATCCCGTCGCGATCGACTTCCGCCGCGACAGCCAGGACTGGACCGAGATCACCGACGAGCAACGACGCAGCACCACCTTCCTCGTGAGTCAGTTCATCGCCGGCGAGGAAGCGGTCACCCAGGACATCCAGCCGTTCATGAACGCGATGGCGGCGGAGGGCCGGTTCGGCGACGAGATGTATCTGTCGCAATTCTGCTTCGAGGAGGCCAAGCACACCCAGGTCTTCCGGATGTGGATGGATGCCGTCGGGCTGACCGGCGACCTGCAGTCGTTCGTCGCCGACAATCCGTTTTACCGGCAGCTGTTCTACGAAGAGCTCCCGTCGTCGCTGCAACTCCTCGACAACGACCCGTCGCCGCGCAATCAGGTCCGGGCCAGTGTCACCTACAACCACGTTATCGAGGGCAGCCTCGCCCTGACGGGCTATCACGCCTGGCAGACGGTGTGCACGCGGCATGACATCTTCCCCGGAATGCAGAAGCTCATCCGGTTCATCGGCAACGACGAGCGACGGCACATGGCGTGGGGCACCTTCACCTGCCGACGCCACGTGGCCGCCGACGACTCGCTCTGGGATGTGGTCACCGCGCGGATGGAGGAGCTGATGCCCCTGGCCCTCGGGATGATCAACTGGGTCAACGAACAGTTCGAGGTACAGCCGTTCGGCCTCGACAACAGCGAGTTCATCGCCTATGCCGCCGATCGCGGACAGCGCCGACTGAGCGCGATCGAGTCGGCCCGCGGTCGGCCGGTGGCCGAGATCGATCTCGACTACTCACCGGAGACCCTGGAGGAACAGTTCGGCGAAGAGGACCTGAGCTCCCTCGGCCGGTGA
- a CDS encoding MMPL family transporter: MATRPRLRWLIPALLLLLWIVIGGVTGPYAGKLASVSSNDNTTFLPASAESTEVNSLLGDFSDTDTLPAIVIAERTSGITPQDLEFLATATRPLQGTAGFGPEFSPPIPSADRQAAQMFVPVATDGEPEDAVEQLRDALDGAPDGLVVKVTGPAGQAADLSDAFSGIDGILLLVAGSVVIGILIVVYRSPILPFVVIVSAVFALGLASGLVYLLAKSNVLELNGQSQGILFILVFGAATDYALLLVSRFREELTRTDDKYAAVRGAWRATIEPVAASAGTVVLGVLCLLFSDLNSNRSLGPVAALGIAASFLASMTFLPAALALLGRTAFWPLRPAHTDDSEPGSAHRLWARIADRVAARPRTIWIVTLVVLLVGAAFAPTFKADGIAQTDFFIGSVESVEGADIQARHFDAGSGSPTWVIADEAAADDVLGAVRDVDGVATAELVERSGSSLVVDGRVAVQATLTDNAESLAAQDTVTHIRDSVHAVDDANALVGGSTATDLDTRTTAIHDRNLIIPIVLLVVLVILMLLLRSVVAPVLLLATTVLSFATTLGVAALLFNGPFGFAGADPVVPLFAFVFLVALGIDYNIFLMTRVREESRTHGTRSGMIRGLTATGGVITSAGVVLAATFAALAVIPLLFLVQIAFLVAFGVLIDTLIVRSLLVPALTLDIGKRVWWPSRLSR; this comes from the coding sequence ATGGCGACAAGGCCCCGGCTTCGCTGGCTGATCCCCGCGCTCCTGTTGCTCCTCTGGATCGTCATCGGTGGCGTCACCGGCCCCTACGCGGGCAAGCTGGCGTCGGTCTCCAGCAACGACAACACCACGTTCCTGCCTGCATCGGCGGAATCGACCGAGGTGAACAGCCTCCTCGGCGATTTCTCGGACACCGACACCCTGCCTGCCATCGTGATCGCCGAACGCACCTCCGGCATCACCCCGCAGGATCTGGAGTTCCTCGCCACCGCGACCCGGCCGCTGCAGGGGACGGCGGGATTCGGTCCGGAGTTCTCGCCGCCGATCCCGTCGGCCGACCGCCAGGCCGCCCAGATGTTCGTCCCGGTCGCGACCGACGGCGAACCCGAGGACGCCGTCGAACAGTTGCGAGACGCCCTGGACGGGGCACCGGACGGGCTCGTCGTGAAGGTGACCGGCCCGGCCGGCCAAGCCGCCGACCTCAGCGACGCGTTCAGCGGCATCGACGGCATCCTGCTACTGGTGGCCGGGTCCGTCGTGATCGGAATCCTGATCGTCGTCTACCGCAGTCCGATCCTGCCGTTCGTGGTCATCGTCTCCGCGGTGTTCGCCCTCGGCCTGGCCTCCGGGCTGGTCTACCTGCTCGCCAAGTCGAACGTGCTCGAACTCAACGGGCAGAGTCAGGGCATCCTGTTCATCCTCGTGTTCGGCGCCGCGACCGACTACGCGCTGCTCCTGGTGTCCCGGTTCCGCGAGGAACTCACCCGCACCGATGACAAATACGCCGCGGTGCGCGGCGCCTGGCGGGCCACCATCGAGCCCGTGGCCGCGTCTGCGGGCACCGTCGTCCTGGGCGTGCTCTGCCTGCTCTTCTCCGATCTCAACTCGAATCGCAGCCTGGGCCCGGTGGCCGCGCTCGGCATCGCGGCGTCGTTCCTCGCGTCGATGACGTTCCTGCCCGCGGCACTCGCCCTCCTCGGACGCACGGCCTTCTGGCCGTTACGGCCCGCACACACCGACGACTCCGAACCCGGCAGCGCCCATCGCCTCTGGGCGCGGATCGCCGACCGCGTCGCCGCACGCCCCCGCACGATCTGGATCGTCACGCTCGTGGTCCTCCTCGTCGGCGCCGCCTTCGCACCCACCTTCAAGGCGGACGGCATCGCGCAGACGGACTTCTTCATCGGTTCGGTGGAGTCCGTCGAGGGCGCCGACATCCAGGCCCGACACTTCGACGCCGGGAGCGGCTCACCGACCTGGGTGATCGCCGACGAGGCCGCCGCAGACGACGTGCTCGGCGCGGTCCGCGACGTGGACGGCGTCGCGACGGCAGAACTGGTCGAACGGTCCGGCTCTTCGCTGGTCGTCGACGGCCGTGTCGCCGTGCAGGCGACGCTGACCGACAATGCCGAGTCCCTGGCCGCGCAGGACACCGTCACCCACATCCGCGATAGCGTCCATGCCGTCGACGACGCGAATGCGCTGGTGGGCGGTAGTACCGCCACCGACCTCGACACCCGGACCACGGCCATCCACGACCGCAACCTGATCATCCCCATCGTGCTGCTGGTGGTTCTGGTGATCCTGATGTTGCTGTTGCGGAGCGTCGTCGCGCCAGTGCTGCTGCTGGCGACGACGGTGCTCTCGTTCGCCACCACTCTCGGCGTGGCGGCACTCCTGTTCAACGGACCGTTCGGCTTCGCAGGCGCCGACCCGGTGGTACCCCTGTTCGCATTCGTCTTCCTCGTCGCCCTCGGCATCGACTACAACATCTTCCTGATGACGCGGGTACGAGAGGAGTCGCGCACCCACGGCACCCGGTCGGGCATGATCCGCGGGCTCACCGCCACCGGCGGTGTCATCACGTCCGCGGGCGTGGTCCTCGCCGCCACATTTGCCGCACTTGCCGTGATTCCGCTGCTGTTCCTCGTGCAGATCGCCTTCCTCGTCGCCTTCGGCGTCCTCATCGACACGCTGATCGTCCGGTCGCTGCTCGTGCCCGCCCTGACCCTCGACATCGGCAAACGGGTGTGGTGGCCAAGTCGGCTGTCCCGCTGA
- a CDS encoding NDMA-dependent alcohol dehydrogenase → MKTKGAILRNPGEKWQIEEFELDDPVAGEVQVKLVSSGLCHSDHHLRTGDSPAPMPVLGGHEGAGVITKVGPGVTRLKEGDHVVTAFIPACGVCEPCSRGDQNFCDEGARLLSGLAISDDTHRAHTSDGAGLTQMCLLGTFAPYITVNEASLVKIEDDIPLKEAALLGCGVATGWGSAVEIGATHAGDVVVVVGIGGVGINAIQGAASAGARIVAAVDPVPFKLQMAEKLGATHTFSSMEEALPVIGEISWGKMANTTILTVGEIDGSMIQPALSLTGKGGQVIVTGMGNFADSDAQMNLFELTLLQKRVQGAIFGGASPRTQVPTLLHEYRAGKLNLSDLVTQTYRLDQINEAYDDMLAGNNIRGMIVYGDDDY, encoded by the coding sequence ATGAAAACCAAGGGGGCAATCCTCCGGAACCCGGGCGAGAAGTGGCAGATCGAAGAGTTCGAGCTCGATGATCCGGTGGCCGGTGAAGTACAGGTCAAACTGGTCAGCTCGGGTCTGTGCCACTCCGATCACCATCTGCGCACCGGGGACAGTCCGGCTCCGATGCCGGTCCTCGGCGGGCATGAAGGTGCCGGTGTGATCACGAAGGTCGGGCCGGGCGTGACGAGGCTGAAGGAGGGCGACCACGTGGTCACCGCCTTCATCCCGGCCTGTGGTGTGTGCGAGCCCTGTTCGCGGGGGGATCAGAACTTCTGCGACGAAGGTGCGCGTCTGCTCAGCGGGCTCGCGATCTCCGACGACACGCACCGCGCCCATACCAGCGACGGTGCCGGGCTCACCCAGATGTGCCTGCTCGGCACCTTCGCGCCGTACATCACGGTGAACGAGGCGTCACTGGTGAAGATCGAGGACGACATCCCCTTGAAGGAGGCTGCGCTGCTGGGCTGCGGTGTGGCGACCGGCTGGGGTTCGGCGGTCGAGATCGGTGCGACACACGCCGGCGACGTGGTCGTGGTGGTCGGCATCGGCGGCGTCGGGATCAATGCGATCCAGGGTGCGGCATCGGCCGGTGCGCGGATCGTGGCCGCAGTCGACCCGGTGCCATTCAAGCTGCAGATGGCCGAGAAGCTGGGGGCGACCCACACGTTCTCCTCGATGGAGGAGGCGCTCCCGGTGATCGGTGAGATCTCCTGGGGAAAGATGGCCAACACCACCATCCTGACCGTCGGCGAGATCGACGGCTCGATGATCCAGCCTGCGCTGAGCCTCACCGGCAAGGGTGGGCAGGTGATCGTGACCGGTATGGGCAACTTCGCCGACAGCGATGCCCAGATGAACCTCTTCGAGCTGACCCTGCTCCAGAAGCGGGTGCAGGGCGCCATCTTCGGCGGGGCGAGCCCGCGTACCCAGGTTCCGACCTTGCTCCACGAGTACCGCGCCGGAAAGCTCAACCTGAGTGACCTGGTCACCCAGACCTATCGTCTGGATCAGATCAACGAGGCCTACGACGACATGCTGGCGGGCAACAACATCCGCGGGATGATCGTCTACGGCGACGACGACTACTGA
- a CDS encoding cytochrome c oxidase assembly protein, which yields MNDGMVPDFWASWTATPIVWALMAVASLAYVVGAIRVGHWPVSRTASWLLSMVLLVVSLNSGVAMFAHHLFWMHMVLHLLMITVIPLFLVLAQPIRLSALALGPRGGETVERIMTSTAIRFITAPMFTVPLYTAVLVLTHLTGFQQQMAEHMWIHHSELVLYLVSGYLLLLPLIGDELTGHDYSYAARFVTLLVAMGADTFVGVILMLTSYEIAPDFSASRAGWGAESILNPSAMTDQSAAGAIMWWAGDGLMMCLLVFLAWEWIRAEGLGRGRQDSASRHLGKVRPSFLESARRDALGTDSADVDDDDAVLAAYNARLAAMHGQQPAGTERGRRAGQYPHAEPHRDQ from the coding sequence ATGAACGACGGAATGGTGCCCGATTTCTGGGCTTCCTGGACCGCGACACCGATCGTCTGGGCGCTCATGGCCGTCGCATCCCTGGCCTACGTCGTCGGGGCGATCCGCGTCGGTCACTGGCCGGTGTCACGGACCGCGTCCTGGCTGCTGAGCATGGTGTTGCTCGTCGTCTCGCTCAATTCGGGCGTGGCGATGTTCGCTCACCACCTGTTCTGGATGCACATGGTCCTGCACCTGCTGATGATCACCGTGATCCCGCTGTTCCTCGTGCTCGCCCAGCCCATCCGGTTGTCAGCGCTGGCGCTCGGCCCCCGCGGCGGCGAGACGGTCGAACGCATCATGACCAGCACCGCGATCCGCTTCATCACCGCGCCGATGTTCACTGTGCCGCTGTACACGGCCGTGCTGGTGCTGACCCACCTGACCGGTTTCCAGCAGCAGATGGCCGAGCACATGTGGATCCACCACAGCGAGCTCGTGCTCTACCTGGTGAGCGGCTACCTCTTGCTGTTGCCGCTGATCGGCGACGAGCTGACCGGCCATGACTACAGCTACGCCGCGCGGTTCGTGACGTTGCTGGTGGCGATGGGCGCCGACACCTTCGTCGGGGTGATCCTGATGCTGACCAGCTACGAGATCGCACCCGATTTCTCGGCCTCACGGGCCGGCTGGGGCGCGGAATCCATCCTCAACCCATCGGCGATGACCGACCAGAGTGCCGCCGGAGCCATCATGTGGTGGGCGGGCGACGGACTCATGATGTGCCTGCTGGTGTTCCTCGCCTGGGAGTGGATCCGGGCCGAGGGCCTCGGCCGCGGGCGACAGGACTCGGCGTCCCGGCATCTGGGCAAGGTCCGGCCGTCGTTCCTCGAGTCGGCCCGACGCGATGCGCTGGGCACCGACTCCGCGGACGTGGACGACGACGATGCTGTGCTGGCTGCGTACAACGCCCGGCTGGCCGCCATGCACGGACAGCAGCCCGCCGGGACCGAGCGCGGCCGGCGCGCGGGGCAATACCCGCACGCCGAACCGCACCGCGATCAGTAG